From a region of the Methanoculleus receptaculi genome:
- a CDS encoding SMC family ATPase: MLLNRLWMKNFKRFRDQEIIFQDGITGIIGNNGAGKSSIVSAILFALYGLQSTGLDGDYIVSSFAGPQDVCDVRLDFSVGGNDYTVLRRFKRRPSSTLHEANLYMNQKLLANSVQKVASEIQRIVGMGAGDFRNTIYAGQKELLALLESRAGSRKDWFMQVLGIDYLKKDSMECLKELIDAREGTCRELSGRLQELDPDGIRGRLLELRTAVAGAEEEAANARTAETGAREELESARREYERLLDLRERCRELEREEERLTADIERLRAECRDMETEIADRQRLQAYLDELQPIVERYESLKAEVATLAEEKAHAERLNLEAASLEEQIRDHADRRSRLETDLAALAEDERTVAALEEDVRSARALRERIAAMKALQPEYDALREEIARLDERFAHLEKRVLENRADIQELEEKERHLRALEEETADYESLLARLEVYQEAQEHARQVERSLHEAEAASAAARRTESEITDLSRQIAELEGVEERIEAAERRKDDLTSRISAFAERREAISREIQKVAGHREEILAAGPEGTCPMCRQSLGDHYHDLLADLASTAGSLDRALADLEEEYGLAVAGQKRLAAELKRLYAQRAALQRLKEQHALAASRYEQSVDLMRRWQAEADDHRAEIQALGLEGGYDPAEHESLRERIRLLAGKRATADTLRGECSRLPALLEERERLIADAADHLAQRDEAETRLSRLGFDPEALKRLEAEAGALEPVSRAYTEAQTRLARRPALKEDLNAITARLDGLQERLRGVRGELAGLSFDPERFERLSQEYSRAESAHRRALELRVRLEEVPRLVESLGSRRDLLAEREAELLRVRAAIEELGFDGSMVKAAEERVAGSEQRLTAARERMYAATLRISSLEAEIEHETARLSRAEELVRQRDALTEEIERLKLTRSLIRDYIDYLLQVVRGRIEEEAGRVLAEITDGRYNTVMLDDDFSVLVHDMGEDYPADRFSGGEQDDIAIALRVALSRFIAEVNQVHDSTFLIFDEIFGSQDEERRANLLRALRTQEAYFPQIILISHISEVQDEFSTALLVEMGPDQISQVRVVD; encoded by the coding sequence GTGCTGCTGAATAGGCTCTGGATGAAGAACTTCAAGCGGTTCCGCGACCAGGAGATAATCTTCCAGGACGGTATAACCGGGATCATCGGGAACAACGGCGCCGGGAAGAGCAGCATAGTCAGCGCCATCCTGTTTGCGCTCTACGGTCTCCAGAGCACGGGGCTTGACGGCGATTACATCGTCAGCTCGTTTGCGGGCCCGCAGGACGTCTGCGATGTCCGCCTGGACTTCTCTGTCGGCGGCAACGACTACACAGTTCTCCGGAGGTTCAAACGCCGCCCATCCTCGACCCTGCATGAGGCAAACCTCTACATGAACCAGAAACTCCTGGCAAACAGCGTCCAGAAAGTGGCATCGGAGATCCAGCGGATCGTCGGGATGGGGGCGGGCGACTTCCGAAACACCATCTACGCCGGGCAGAAGGAACTTCTTGCCCTGCTGGAGAGTCGTGCGGGGTCAAGGAAAGACTGGTTCATGCAGGTTCTGGGCATCGATTACCTCAAGAAGGACAGCATGGAGTGTCTCAAAGAACTCATAGATGCCCGGGAGGGGACATGCCGGGAACTCTCCGGAAGGCTCCAGGAACTGGATCCCGACGGGATTCGCGGGCGCCTTCTGGAACTGCGGACTGCGGTTGCCGGTGCGGAGGAAGAGGCAGCAAACGCCCGGACCGCGGAGACCGGCGCCCGTGAAGAACTTGAGAGTGCTCGCCGCGAGTACGAGAGGCTGCTTGACCTGCGCGAACGCTGCCGGGAACTTGAACGTGAGGAGGAGAGGCTCACAGCCGATATCGAGCGGCTGCGTGCCGAGTGCCGGGATATGGAGACCGAGATCGCGGACCGGCAGCGGCTGCAGGCCTACCTTGACGAACTTCAACCGATCGTCGAGCGCTACGAGTCGCTGAAGGCGGAGGTCGCCACACTTGCAGAGGAGAAGGCGCACGCAGAACGCCTGAACCTCGAAGCAGCCAGTCTTGAGGAGCAGATCCGTGACCACGCTGACCGGCGTTCAAGGCTTGAGACCGACCTTGCGGCGCTTGCAGAGGACGAACGGACGGTTGCCGCACTTGAAGAGGATGTCAGGAGCGCCCGGGCTCTTCGCGAGCGTATTGCGGCGATGAAAGCCCTCCAGCCGGAGTATGACGCCCTCCGTGAGGAGATCGCCAGGCTGGACGAGCGGTTTGCTCACCTGGAGAAGCGCGTCCTGGAGAACCGGGCCGATATCCAGGAGCTTGAAGAGAAGGAGAGGCATCTCCGTGCGCTCGAGGAGGAGACGGCGGACTACGAGAGCCTTCTCGCCCGCCTGGAGGTTTATCAGGAGGCGCAGGAGCACGCCCGGCAGGTGGAGCGGTCTCTGCACGAGGCCGAGGCCGCATCCGCGGCGGCGCGCCGGACCGAGAGCGAGATCACCGATCTTTCCAGGCAGATCGCTGAACTCGAGGGTGTCGAGGAGCGGATCGAGGCGGCGGAGCGCAGAAAGGACGACCTTACATCGCGGATCAGCGCCTTCGCCGAACGCCGGGAGGCGATCAGCCGGGAGATCCAGAAGGTGGCCGGGCACAGGGAAGAGATCCTGGCCGCCGGGCCCGAGGGGACGTGCCCCATGTGCCGCCAGAGCCTCGGTGACCACTACCACGACCTCCTCGCAGACCTGGCATCTACCGCTGGATCTCTGGATAGAGCCCTTGCCGATCTCGAGGAGGAGTATGGCCTGGCGGTCGCCGGGCAGAAAAGGCTTGCCGCCGAACTGAAGAGGCTGTACGCTCAGCGGGCGGCCCTCCAGCGCCTGAAAGAACAGCACGCTCTCGCAGCATCCCGCTACGAGCAGAGCGTCGACCTGATGAGACGCTGGCAGGCCGAGGCGGATGACCACCGGGCCGAGATCCAGGCTCTCGGTCTCGAAGGAGGTTACGACCCGGCGGAGCACGAATCTCTCAGGGAACGGATCCGTCTCCTTGCCGGGAAACGGGCGACGGCCGATACCCTGCGGGGCGAGTGCAGCCGTCTCCCTGCCCTCCTGGAGGAGAGAGAGCGACTCATCGCCGATGCTGCGGATCACCTGGCCCAGCGGGATGAGGCCGAGACCAGGCTCTCCAGGCTCGGGTTCGACCCGGAGGCTCTGAAGCGCCTGGAAGCGGAGGCAGGGGCCCTGGAACCCGTATCCCGGGCATATACCGAGGCGCAGACCAGACTTGCGCGGCGGCCGGCGTTAAAAGAGGATCTGAACGCCATTACCGCGAGGCTTGATGGTCTCCAGGAACGGCTGCGGGGTGTCAGGGGCGAACTTGCCGGTCTCTCGTTCGACCCGGAGCGGTTCGAACGCCTCAGTCAGGAGTACAGCCGCGCCGAATCGGCGCACCGGCGGGCGCTCGAACTCCGCGTCCGTCTTGAAGAGGTCCCACGACTGGTGGAGAGCCTCGGTTCCAGGCGCGATCTCCTTGCAGAGAGGGAGGCCGAACTGCTCCGCGTCCGGGCTGCTATCGAGGAACTCGGGTTTGACGGGTCGATGGTAAAGGCGGCAGAGGAGAGGGTTGCCGGGTCTGAACAGAGGCTTACGGCTGCACGGGAGCGTATGTATGCCGCCACCCTCCGGATAAGCAGCCTGGAGGCGGAGATCGAGCATGAGACCGCAAGACTCTCCCGCGCAGAAGAACTCGTCCGGCAGCGTGACGCGCTCACGGAGGAGATCGAGCGGTTGAAACTGACCCGGTCGCTGATCAGGGACTACATCGACTACCTCCTCCAGGTCGTCCGGGGCAGGATCGAGGAGGAGGCGGGCCGGGTGCTTGCAGAGATCACCGACGGGCGTTACAACACGGTCATGCTGGACGACGACTTCAGCGTCCTTGTCCACGACATGGGTGAAGACTACCCGGCCGACCGGTTCAGCGGCGGGGAACAGGACGATATCGCCATCGCTCTCCGGGTGGCCCTCTCCCGGTTCATCGCCGAGGTGAACCAGGTGCACGACTCCACGTTCCTGATCTTTGATGAGATCTTCGGGAGCCAGGACGAGGAGCGGCGTGCAAACCTCCTCCGGGCACTCCGGACGCAGGAGGCGTATTTCCCACAGATCATACTCATATCCCATATAAGCGAGGTCCAGGACGAGTTCTCGACGGCGCTGCTCGTCGAGATGGGCCCGGACCAGATAAGTCAGGTCAGGGTGGTCGACTGA
- a CDS encoding DNA double-strand break repair nuclease NurA encodes MDAETAYRQAIRRVAARIRGCVPADISTRFAAAGGFDAASYTHFKPGFEGAVCAVDGSNAIILDAGSFAIAAIRASVSAFARGRRLYRRTTPLHVITVNPGAGNEDFDEIFYDCFRRRPGARLDHDDPARNAAVIRDTLELWSAMEMAAELDTGDLLILDGTLQVRHASHAEVIEALLNLCNLRGVLIAAVTKRTSLTWGGGHPIVPAAEGLARGVGVAAPWYLSVSGASGLIDRQETQTWKLRGEQYVARLHPRAARAFKVEIPGHYTPDMVDAVFSGLAAYSDDGRVTGYPYPLLDAHLTTRITQDAVEQIRQDIIHGLDMLGMSLADYIGIFGDYHDEFDRY; translated from the coding sequence ATGGACGCAGAGACAGCCTACCGCCAGGCGATCCGGCGCGTGGCGGCGAGGATCCGGGGGTGCGTCCCGGCAGACATTTCCACGCGGTTTGCAGCCGCAGGCGGGTTTGATGCGGCCTCCTACACCCATTTCAAGCCCGGGTTTGAAGGGGCTGTCTGTGCGGTGGACGGGAGCAACGCCATCATCCTTGACGCCGGGAGTTTTGCCATCGCCGCCATCAGGGCCTCGGTCAGCGCCTTTGCCCGCGGCAGGCGCCTCTACCGCCGGACAACACCGCTGCACGTCATCACGGTCAACCCCGGCGCCGGGAACGAGGACTTCGACGAGATCTTCTACGACTGTTTCCGCCGCCGCCCCGGGGCGCGGCTTGACCACGACGACCCCGCCCGGAACGCCGCTGTCATCCGGGACACGCTGGAGCTCTGGTCGGCGATGGAGATGGCCGCAGAACTCGATACCGGCGACCTCCTCATCCTGGACGGCACGCTCCAGGTCCGGCACGCAAGCCACGCCGAGGTCATCGAGGCTCTCCTGAACCTCTGCAACCTGCGCGGGGTTCTCATAGCCGCCGTGACAAAACGGACATCCCTGACCTGGGGCGGTGGGCACCCGATCGTCCCGGCGGCGGAAGGGCTTGCACGCGGCGTTGGCGTTGCCGCACCCTGGTATCTCTCCGTCTCCGGCGCGAGCGGCCTGATCGATCGCCAGGAGACGCAGACCTGGAAACTGCGGGGGGAGCAGTACGTTGCGCGGCTTCACCCGCGTGCAGCGCGGGCGTTCAAGGTTGAGATCCCGGGCCACTACACCCCCGATATGGTCGATGCGGTCTTCTCCGGGCTTGCGGCCTACTCCGACGACGGGAGGGTGACGGGCTACCCCTACCCCCTCCTCGACGCCCATCTCACAACAAGGATAACGCAGGACGCGGTCGAGCAGATCCGCCAGGACATCATCCATGGTCTGGACATGCTCGGGATGAGCCTTGCCGACTACATCGGCATATTTGGTGATTACCATGACGAGTTTGATCGATATTGA
- a CDS encoding ATP-binding protein, giving the protein MTSLIDIDGDDASKYRLIGDRVLSYRFAVPHDERLYLGDVLKITDNVKRLTFFAKVNDLVHDCNFSDPKWDTRPHTEHFYGMGEDVFILVEATPLGYVGDDGLFRKPRTIPAKFSRVERPEPRDFEFLQQVMGDIEVGVMKNGEGEFRDVRVALHAPVMRQHMGVFATTGMGKSNFMKVFCASCMRARRFGLLIVDPHGEYVAGGRSSSGEATRGLLHYQAGRDGLAVFSTRGDDFIKKYHLNRLYLDHDDFSAPDLLLLYEHSTPQREVVEMLADRPGSDLIEFFLETDFATFDAGTYRGPHAGIARDLKNFSLSTLSVMQRRIAGMMNRNRRFFRKQGSSIPDILKELHKNRVVLIDIPGMSEQSELFVLSIITRKIMRSHQEEETGGEKEPGQVLITIEEAQRVLGSGYGSTRTFREAAMEGRKFGVGLCVVTQQPKNIDARVLAQINTFVVMGLSDRGDREIIAGSAKQDLSHMDTEIQTLERGEAVISTIGIPFPVSTRIHLYEDYIEELNGRPAARAIDEGLEKTF; this is encoded by the coding sequence ATGACGAGTTTGATCGATATTGACGGCGATGACGCCTCGAAGTACCGGCTGATCGGAGATCGGGTGCTCAGTTACCGGTTTGCAGTGCCGCATGATGAGAGGCTCTATCTCGGGGATGTGTTGAAGATCACAGATAACGTCAAGCGTCTGACTTTCTTTGCAAAGGTGAACGACCTTGTCCACGATTGCAACTTCTCCGACCCGAAATGGGACACACGCCCCCATACCGAGCATTTCTACGGCATGGGTGAGGATGTCTTCATCCTGGTCGAGGCGACACCGCTCGGCTACGTCGGAGACGACGGCCTGTTCCGCAAACCAAGGACAATACCGGCGAAGTTCTCCCGCGTGGAGCGGCCGGAGCCCCGTGATTTTGAGTTTCTGCAACAGGTTATGGGGGATATCGAGGTCGGGGTGATGAAGAACGGTGAGGGCGAATTTAGAGATGTCAGGGTTGCGCTCCACGCACCGGTGATGCGCCAGCACATGGGCGTCTTCGCAACGACCGGCATGGGGAAGAGCAACTTCATGAAGGTCTTCTGCGCCTCGTGCATGCGCGCCCGCAGGTTCGGGCTCCTGATAGTCGACCCGCACGGGGAGTACGTGGCTGGCGGCCGGTCCTCGAGCGGCGAGGCTACCCGGGGGCTCCTCCACTACCAGGCCGGCAGGGATGGGCTTGCGGTCTTCTCCACCAGAGGGGATGATTTCATAAAGAAGTACCACCTAAACCGGCTCTACCTTGACCACGACGATTTCAGCGCGCCGGACCTGCTCCTGCTCTACGAGCACTCAACGCCCCAGCGGGAGGTTGTGGAGATGCTTGCGGACAGACCTGGTTCGGATCTGATCGAGTTCTTCCTGGAGACCGATTTTGCGACGTTCGATGCCGGGACGTACAGGGGGCCGCATGCCGGGATTGCACGCGACCTCAAGAACTTCTCGTTGAGCACCCTCTCGGTTATGCAGCGGCGTATCGCGGGCATGATGAACCGGAACCGGCGTTTCTTCAGAAAGCAGGGTTCATCGATCCCCGATATCTTAAAAGAACTCCACAAGAACAGGGTTGTCCTGATCGACATACCCGGTATGAGCGAGCAGAGCGAGCTCTTTGTCCTCTCGATCATAACGCGCAAAATAATGCGGAGCCATCAGGAGGAGGAGACCGGTGGCGAGAAGGAGCCAGGACAGGTGCTGATAACCATCGAGGAGGCACAGCGGGTGCTGGGTTCAGGCTACGGGAGCACAAGGACGTTCCGGGAGGCGGCGATGGAGGGGCGGAAGTTCGGCGTGGGCCTCTGTGTGGTCACCCAGCAACCAAAGAACATCGATGCCCGCGTCCTCGCGCAGATAAACACGTTTGTTGTTATGGGCCTCTCCGATCGCGGCGATAGAGAGATCATAGCAGGCAGTGCAAAACAGGACCTCTCCCACATGGATACCGAGATCCAGACCCTTGAAAGGGGAGAAGCGGTCATCAGCACCATCGGGATACCTTTCCCCGTGAGCACCAGGATCCATCTTTACGAGGACTATATCGAGGAACTCAACGGGAGACCTGCGGCACGGGCAATAGACGAGGGTCTTGAAAAGACGTTTTAG
- a CDS encoding nucleotide-binding protein: protein MKIKGIDVKISTISLVVFGIFTLFLIVTVAVTGDLSILILGVPLLALLLIIPAALNYMSQKQYASLVPMYEEEAKPVRVRAINLNMLGEPVRIKGVVERVYFQFLNRPQYLVADRTGEISVKMFTSPAEDIHEGDLVEVLGTVVKRYILAGDAAINCVSIRKVKKNQQS from the coding sequence ATGAAGATCAAAGGAATCGATGTGAAGATATCGACCATATCTCTGGTCGTTTTTGGTATCTTCACACTTTTTTTAATCGTTACGGTTGCCGTTACCGGGGATCTATCGATCCTTATCCTCGGGGTACCGCTCCTTGCCCTGCTCCTGATCATACCTGCAGCGCTCAACTACATGAGCCAGAAGCAGTATGCATCGCTGGTGCCGATGTATGAAGAGGAGGCAAAACCCGTCAGGGTCCGGGCGATAAACCTGAATATGCTTGGTGAACCGGTGCGCATAAAGGGCGTTGTCGAGCGGGTTTACTTCCAGTTCCTCAACCGGCCGCAGTACCTTGTAGCCGACCGGACAGGTGAGATATCGGTCAAGATGTTCACCTCACCGGCAGAAGACATTCACGAAGGGGATCTGGTCGAGGTGCTCGGGACGGTCGTCAAACGCTACATCCTGGCGGGGGATGCAGCCATAAACTGCGTCTCAATAAGGAAAGTCAAGAAGAATCAGCAATCCTGA
- a CDS encoding formate/nitrite transporter family protein: MVFHPPVAIVAKAGDAGKYKTTLPAWNMILRGFMAGAYIAMGAALATVCSTGAADFLGPGVGKLILGGVFPVGLIIIVLTGAELFTGDAMLAPMAAFIHRVSWASVIKLWILVYIGNLIGSIVFAYIMANGPLTNFSAAGVGTANAFGLTAVNIALGKVAYAGTMGQWSLLLKGIACNWLVNLAILLGICADDAIGKIVGIWFPIMAFVSTGFEHCVANMYFIPAGLLTKGYLSADQVATFGAAKLEGLNWVTMWTNNLIGATIGNIIGGLFFVGVLYWVSFRKEIAALK, from the coding sequence ATGGTATTCCATCCCCCAGTTGCAATCGTTGCAAAAGCTGGTGATGCCGGGAAGTACAAAACCACGCTACCGGCATGGAACATGATCCTGCGTGGATTCATGGCAGGAGCATACATCGCCATGGGTGCCGCCCTCGCAACGGTCTGCAGTACCGGTGCGGCGGATTTCCTGGGTCCTGGTGTAGGAAAACTGATTCTTGGTGGTGTCTTCCCTGTTGGGCTTATTATCATCGTTTTGACCGGTGCGGAGCTCTTCACCGGCGATGCGATGCTCGCTCCCATGGCAGCGTTTATCCACAGGGTCAGCTGGGCAAGTGTGATCAAACTATGGATCCTGGTGTACATCGGTAACCTGATCGGGTCGATCGTGTTCGCCTACATCATGGCCAACGGGCCGCTGACAAACTTCAGTGCAGCGGGTGTCGGGACCGCTAACGCTTTCGGTCTCACTGCCGTGAACATCGCGCTGGGTAAGGTGGCCTATGCCGGTACGATGGGACAGTGGTCTCTTCTGCTCAAAGGTATCGCCTGTAACTGGCTTGTCAACCTGGCCATCCTGCTCGGTATCTGTGCTGACGACGCCATAGGCAAGATCGTCGGTATCTGGTTCCCGATCATGGCCTTCGTTTCCACCGGGTTTGAGCACTGTGTCGCAAACATGTACTTCATCCCTGCAGGTCTCCTGACAAAGGGCTACCTGAGTGCTGACCAGGTTGCCACCTTCGGTGCCGCGAAACTTGAAGGCCTGAACTGGGTGACGATGTGGACGAACAACCTTATCGGAGCAACCATCGGCAACATAATCGGTGGTCTCTTCTTCGTGGGTGTGCTCTACTGGGTCTCCTTCCGCAAGGAGATTGCGGCACTCAAGTAA
- a CDS encoding GntP family permease translates to MNTIIPFALAFVLITIASLRYRLPPFLSLVGTSIVFGLLAGLPAEMVITSITGGAGRIFATLGVVIFSGVGIAQVLRESGRIEEIVADIRGAVRRPLATAGTAGYLLSVPLMCGITSFLILAPIISHLQTDGEASKALLYCAGIAGMISYVLLYPAPVVYSMMATPGLFSANPWKFNLLAIPVSFIILAGLFVVLRSRGIPPPAPPETTTTGWHPRAWLPFLVILAALACGTLIPSLHALANVNLALLAGLFAALISVPGDVRERALARGTKNAGIIIFDLAGAGAFGGVIAASAFSADVTALVTGYLPITLLPFVIAALVQAAQGSRVVTATVTATILATIPAVLVINPFALVLMVSAGAFMFSYASDPFFWLLKQTTGDDFAAVVRNYTLPLSVAGVVTLAAALLIQAL, encoded by the coding sequence ATGAACACCATTATCCCCTTTGCCCTCGCCTTTGTTCTGATCACCATTGCATCCCTCAGGTACCGCCTCCCGCCGTTTCTCTCCCTCGTCGGGACATCCATCGTATTTGGCCTCCTTGCCGGTCTGCCGGCGGAGATGGTCATTACGTCCATCACGGGCGGGGCCGGCAGGATATTTGCAACCCTTGGGGTGGTCATATTCTCCGGTGTCGGTATAGCGCAGGTCCTCCGCGAGAGCGGCCGCATAGAAGAGATAGTCGCCGATATCCGCGGCGCGGTTCGGCGGCCGCTTGCCACGGCAGGAACGGCCGGCTACCTCCTCTCAGTGCCGCTTATGTGCGGCATAACCTCGTTTCTCATCCTTGCCCCAATCATATCACACCTCCAAACCGACGGGGAGGCCTCAAAGGCCCTCCTCTACTGCGCTGGCATCGCCGGGATGATCTCCTACGTCCTCCTCTACCCCGCCCCCGTGGTATACTCCATGATGGCCACGCCAGGGCTCTTTTCCGCCAATCCCTGGAAGTTCAACCTTCTTGCCATCCCCGTCTCCTTCATCATCCTCGCCGGTCTCTTTGTTGTCCTGCGGTCCCGGGGAATTCCTCCACCGGCGCCGCCTGAGACAACTACGACCGGCTGGCACCCTCGCGCCTGGCTGCCGTTCCTGGTCATACTGGCTGCGCTTGCATGTGGCACACTCATCCCCTCGCTCCACGCTCTTGCAAATGTCAACCTGGCTCTCCTTGCCGGCCTATTTGCCGCCCTCATCAGCGTTCCCGGCGATGTCAGGGAGCGGGCGCTTGCACGGGGGACAAAGAACGCCGGGATCATCATCTTTGACCTCGCCGGTGCCGGGGCGTTCGGCGGCGTCATCGCCGCAAGCGCATTCTCAGCAGACGTTACAGCGCTTGTCACGGGTTATCTCCCCATAACCCTCCTCCCCTTCGTCATCGCCGCCCTGGTGCAGGCAGCGCAGGGTTCAAGGGTGGTCACCGCCACCGTCACCGCGACCATCCTTGCCACCATCCCGGCCGTTCTTGTGATCAACCCGTTTGCCCTGGTGCTCATGGTATCCGCGGGGGCGTTTATGTTCTCCTACGCTAGCGATCCCTTCTTCTGGCTGCTAAAGCAAACGACGGGCGACGATTTCGCGGCGGTTGTACGAAACTACACCCTCCCGCTATCGGTAGCCGGGGTGGTCACGCTCGCGGCAGCGCTGTTGATCCAGGCTCTATAA
- a CDS encoding DNA-methyltransferase, which yields MVEGEREVDEPGGLAINRIHIMDCIEGMRRLPAGSVDVIVTSPPYNIGKNYNSYHDRKPRQDYLDWMGDVAAEAARVLADDGSFFLNVGGKPMDPWIPFDVVQRFRPHFLLQNVIHWIKSIAIEKEDVGDYDRITGDIAVGHYQPVNSPRYLSQCHEHIFHLTKNGDVKIDKLAIGVAYQDKSNIGRWKAAKRDLRDRGNTWFIPYPTIRSSLPHPTTFPVKLPEMCIRLHGCRPGLIVLDPFMGIGSTAVAAISLGVDYIGFEIDPAYHEIAETRIEEECRRRGEPGNAP from the coding sequence GTGGTAGAAGGGGAGAGAGAGGTGGATGAGCCCGGCGGACTGGCCATAAACAGAATCCATATCATGGACTGCATCGAGGGCATGCGGCGCCTTCCTGCAGGCTCTGTCGATGTCATAGTCACATCGCCGCCCTACAACATCGGGAAGAACTACAACTCGTATCATGACCGAAAACCGCGCCAGGACTACCTCGACTGGATGGGAGATGTTGCCGCCGAAGCGGCGCGCGTCCTTGCCGACGACGGTTCGTTCTTCCTCAACGTCGGCGGTAAACCCATGGACCCCTGGATACCCTTCGACGTCGTCCAGAGGTTCCGGCCGCACTTTCTGCTCCAGAACGTCATCCACTGGATCAAGTCGATCGCGATCGAGAAGGAGGATGTGGGCGATTACGACAGGATCACCGGGGACATCGCCGTCGGCCACTACCAGCCGGTGAACAGTCCGCGCTACCTGAGTCAGTGCCACGAGCACATCTTTCATCTAACAAAGAATGGCGATGTGAAGATCGACAAACTGGCTATCGGCGTGGCTTACCAGGACAAGAGCAACATCGGCCGCTGGAAGGCAGCGAAACGCGACCTCCGCGACCGGGGGAACACCTGGTTCATCCCGTATCCGACCATCCGTTCTTCACTCCCCCACCCCACAACCTTCCCGGTAAAACTACCGGAGATGTGCATCCGGCTCCATGGCTGCCGGCCGGGGCTGATCGTCCTGGACCCCTTCATGGGGATCGGCAGCACGGCGGTTGCAGCGATCTCGCTTGGCGTGGATTACATAGGGTTTGAGATCGACCCGGCATACCACGAGATCGCAGAGACCAGGATCGAAGAAGAGTGCCGCAGGAGAGGAGAACCCGGAAACGCCCCATGA
- the mntA gene encoding type VII toxin-antitoxin system MntA family adenylyltransferase antitoxin has translation MDKGVFGMRTAERDVRHALERLKTVEGFDKVRFIILYGSVAEGRARATSDVDLAVYYDGNHEEAARFRFAALSELADDRYDIQIFSHLPLYVRTEVLRGRVVYCTDERFLYDVAYRTIREFDDCELPRPSGRGFLLHGQHLHHRDVM, from the coding sequence ATGGACAAGGGAGTTTTCGGGATGAGAACAGCGGAGCGGGACGTCCGGCACGCACTTGAGCGGCTTAAGACCGTCGAGGGATTCGATAAGGTCCGCTTCATCATCCTCTACGGCTCCGTCGCCGAAGGGCGAGCGAGAGCAACGTCTGATGTCGATCTCGCCGTCTACTACGATGGGAACCATGAGGAGGCCGCCAGGTTCCGGTTTGCGGCTCTCTCCGAACTTGCAGACGACCGCTACGACATCCAGATCTTTTCCCATCTGCCGCTCTACGTCCGGACGGAGGTCCTCCGCGGACGGGTCGTCTACTGCACCGACGAGCGTTTCCTCTACGACGTCGCGTATCGGACGATCCGGGAGTTCGACGACTGTGAACTACCCCGCCCTTCAGGGCGGGGCTTCCTGCTTCATGGCCAACACTTGCACCACAGAGATGTGATGTAG